A single Rattus norvegicus strain BN/NHsdMcwi chromosome 5, GRCr8, whole genome shotgun sequence DNA region contains:
- the Dmac1 gene encoding distal membrane-arm assembly complex protein 1 isoform X1 yields MGSSFSSSSEFPAQDSTAALTASSSNPPAKAAVSASSAQDPVLKNCWSCRVLSGSTLLGAGIACWGVIVLIDPKGKDHQDV; encoded by the exons ATGGGTTCCTCGTTTTCGAGTAGCAGTGAGTTTCCTGCTCAGGACTCCACAGCTGCGCTCACAGCTTCTTCCTCAAACCCACCCGCGAAAGCCGCCGTGTCGGCCTCTTCCGCACAGGACCCCGTGTTAAAGAACTGCTGGAGTTGTCGCGTGCTGTCTGGCTCTACGCTCTTAGGGGCGG gtaTTGCCTGTTGGGGTGTAATTGTTCTGATAGACCCCAAAGGGAAGGACCACCAAGATGTTTGA
- the Dmac1 gene encoding distal membrane-arm assembly complex protein 1, giving the protein MGSSFSSSSEFPAQDSTAALTASSSNPPAKAAVSASSAQDPVLKNCWSCRVLSGSTLLGAGTYVYFVARRPLKQGFPPGPGTVVQMVTGISIACWGVIVLIDPKGKDHQDV; this is encoded by the exons ATGGGTTCCTCGTTTTCGAGTAGCAGTGAGTTTCCTGCTCAGGACTCCACAGCTGCGCTCACAGCTTCTTCCTCAAACCCACCCGCGAAAGCCGCCGTGTCGGCCTCTTCCGCACAGGACCCCGTGTTAAAGAACTGCTGGAGTTGTCGCGTGCTGTCTGGCTCTACGCTCTTAGGGGCGGGTACCTACGTCTACTTTGTTGCCAGGCGGCCCTTGAAGCAAGGATTCCCTCCTGGCCCAGGCACTGTGGTGCAGATGGTCACCGGCATCA gtaTTGCCTGTTGGGGTGTAATTGTTCTGATAGACCCCAAAGGGAAGGACCACCAAGATGTTTGA